A single genomic interval of Saccharomyces eubayanus strain FM1318 chromosome IV, whole genome shotgun sequence harbors:
- the MFG1 gene encoding Mfg1p yields the protein MRYKRKLNTAHAMYQGPPQPPSQGVPMPFIVNNNNPYPNGNMNFPRTAQQSIPPTVYPPQVPFPGQPQGSQFPQASPDQQVFNQPPQVAQPFHNSAPNTNLAGAANNGTIPVYTPLTSFPHPMAAAAAAAAAAAATAAATAPSPQPISPASLPMLRVPYHIRKYLSNLATLKLYEVINEINMAMNKITLLSFWTDLVSRVFTPDAVIRYSKKSMTDYREFEFVIPVFVIICSTLGRFGIVKMEIKVLQLKTQVLSNSTIFFNCPRATLIYYYPDGSYITHFAQLKGAFDLDLKINWLDVSMHSFFPDVEWNSVERLLSDEYKSSEIEKIFSKLKQEDVKEQENSFAESNGTNVPQNFEAITQLRSYFDVFRNVSVFGTQEGLMRIMQISTVMSTLKNLRKFQIEKNIDSPVTALSAYIDSDKKGTVGEPIHSKRRRNSGISPHTTTLGPSANSNTNNDEPLTSDVNDTNNDMTKKKMKF from the coding sequence acaaaagaaagttaaACACTGCCCACGCTATGTACCAAGGCCCACCGCAACCGCCTTCTCAGGGTGTACCCATGCCATTCATTGttaacaacaacaatccCTATCCAAACGGCAATATGAACTTTCCTCGCACTGCGCAGCAGAGTATACCGCCCACGGTGTACCCTCCGCAAGTACCATTTCCAGGCCAACCACAGGGGAGTCAGTTTCCGCAAGCTTCGCCAGACCAACAAGTGTTCAATCAGCCACCACAAGTGGCCCAGCCTTTCCACAACTCTGCGCCAAATACTAATCTCGCTGGGGCTGCGAATAATGGGACCATTCCAGTGTATACACCGCTGACATCCTTCCCTCATCCCATGGCAGCTGccgcagcagcagcagcagctgctgctgctaCCGCTGCTGCTACTGCACCATCTCCACAGCCTATATCTCCGGCATCTCTACCGATGTTACGAGTGCCATACCAcataagaaaatatttgtcCAACCTGGCGACCTTGAAATTGTATGAAGTaataaatgaaatcaaCATGGCAATGAACAAGATAACCTTGCTTTCGTTTTGGACGGACCTGGTATCGAGGGTTTTCACTCCTGATGCAGTGATCAGGTATAGTAAGAAGTCCATGACTGATTATCGGGAATTTGAGTTTGTTATCCCTGTGTTCGTCATAATTTGCTCTACACTGGGCAGATTTGGCATTGTGAAAATGGAAATCAAAGTTCTGCAACTTAAGACACAAGTTCTAAGTAATTCTactattttcttcaattgtCCCCGCGCTACacttatttattattatccTGATGGTTCCTATATCACGCATTTCGCACAGTTAAAGGGTGCGTTTGACCTTGACTTGAAAATCAATTGGCTGGACGTATCTATGCATAGTTTCTTCCCTGATGTTGAATGGAACTCGGTGGAGAGGCTTTTGAGTGATGAATACAAGTCATCAGAGATTGAGAAAATATTCTCCAAATTGAAACAAGAGGATGTcaaggaacaagaaaactCATTCGCAGAAAGTAATGGAACAAACGTGCCCCAAAACTTCGAAGCAATAACACAGCTAAGATCTTACTTTGATGTGTTCAGAAACGTCTCCGTATTCGGCACTCAAGAGGGGCTAATGAGAATTATGCAGATAAGTACAGTCATGtctactttgaaaaatcttcGAAAGTTCCAAATCGAAAAGAACATCGATAGTCCTGTGACTGCCCTGAGTGCGTATATTGATTCCGACAAGAAGGGCACCGTGGGCGAGCCCATTCACTCAAAGAGGCGACGCAACAGTGGAATCTCCCCTCACACCACTACTCTGGGACCGAGTGCTAATTCCAATACGAACAATGACGAGCCTCTTACCAGTGATGTTAACGATACCAACAACGACATgacgaaaaagaagatgaagttCTGA
- the HO gene encoding Hop, translating into MLSENTTILMANGEIKDIANVTANSYVMCEDGSAARVISVTQGCQKIYNIQQKTKHRAFEGEPGRLDPRRRTIYQRLNLQCTAGHKLSVRVPTKPLLEKSGRSATKYKVRWRNLQQCQTLDGRIITIPKNHHKTFPMTVEGEFAAKRFIEEMELLKGEYFNFDIEVRDLDYLDAQLRISSCIRFSPVXAGNGVLSKFLTGRNDLVTPAVKSMAWMLGLWLGDGTTKEPEISVDSLDPKLMESLREQAKIWGLYLTVCDDHVPLRAKHVRLHYGDGPDENRKTRNLRKNNPFWNAVTKLKFKRELDGEKQIPEFMYSEHVEVREAFLAGLIDSDGYVVKKGEGPESYKIAIQTVYSSIMDGVVHISRSLGMSATVTTRSAREEIIEGRKVQCQFTYDCNVAGGTTLQNVLSYCRSGHKTREIPPIVKRKPVYFGFTDDFQGESTVYGLHIEGHKSYLLGNKIEVKSCGGYCEGEQPKLSQKKNLKHCIACPRKGIKYFYKDWSGKNRVCARCYGRYKFSGHHCINCKYVPEAREVKKAKDKGEKLGITPEGLPFKGPECLRCGGILQFDAVRGPHKSCGTNIGVRVC; encoded by the coding sequence ATGCTTTCCGAAAATACAACTATATTGATGGCCAATGGCGAAATTAAAGACATCGCTAATGTCACCGCTAATTCCTACGTTATGTGCGAAGATGGTTCAGCCGCCCGCGTTATAAGCGTCACACAAGGTTGTCAAAAAATCTACAATATTCAGCAAAAAACCAAGCATAGAGCTTTTGAAGGCGAACCTGGTAGATTGGACCCTAGACGTAGAACTATTTACCAACGCCTGAACTTGCAATGTACCGCAGGTCATAAACTATCTGTCAGGGTTCCTACTAAACCACTGTTAGAGAAAAGTGGTAGAAGTGCCACGAAATACAAAGTGAGATGGAGAAACTTACAACAATGTCAGACACTTGACGGaagaataataacaattccaaaaaatcaCCACAAAACGTTCCCAATGACTGTCGAAGGTGAATTTGCCGCGAAACGTTTCATCGAAGAAATGGAGCTTTTGAAAGGCGAATACTTTAACTTTGACATCGAAGTCCGAGATTTGGACTACCTTGATGCTCAGTTGAGAATTTCAAGCTGTATTAGATTCAGTCCGGTTAYTGCAGGGAATGGTGTTTTATCTAAATTTCTCACTGGACGTAATGACCTAGTGACTCCCGCTGTAAAAAGTATGGCTTGGATGCTTGGTTTATGGCTAGGTGACGGTACAACAAAAGAACCCGAGATCTCTGTAGATAGTTTGGACCCCAAACTAATGGAAAGTCTACGAGAACAAGCCAAAATTTGGGGCCTCTACCTTACAGTGTGTGATGACCATGTTCCGCTGCGTGCCAAACACGTGAGGCTACATTATGGGGATGGGCCAGATGAAAATAGGAAGACCAGGAATTTAAGGAAGAATAATCCATTTTGGAACGCCGTCACAAAATTGAAGTTTAAAAGGGAGCTCGATGGTGAGAAGCAAATCCCAGAGTTCATGTACAGCGAGCATGTAGAGGTCCGTGAAGCATTTTTGGCAGGTTTAATCGATTCAGATGGATACGTCGTGAAAAAGGGCGAAGGCCCTGAATCTTACAAAATAGCAATTCAAACTGTTTATTCATCAATTATGGACGGGGTTGTTCATATTTCAAGATCTCTTGGAATGTCCGCTACTGTGACGACTAGATCCGCTAGAGAAGAAATTATTGAGGGAAGGAAAGTTCAATGCCAATTCACATATGACTGTAATGTTGCTGGAGGAACAACATTACAAAACGTTTTATCATATTGTCGAAGTGGCCATAAAACGAGAGAAATTCCCCCAAttgtgaaaagaaaaccagTTTATTTCGGGTTCACGGACGATTTTCAAGGTGAGAGTACAGTATACGGACTTCACATAGAGGGGCATAAAAGTTACTTATTAGGCAATAAAATAGAAGTCAAGTCTTGTGGAGGCTATTGTGAAGGAGAACAACCTAAATTATcccagaagaaaaacttgaaaCACTGTATTGCGTGTCCTAGAAAGGGCATTAAATACTTTTATAAAGATTGGAGCGGTAAAAACCGAGTGTGTGCTAGATGTTACGGAAGATACAAATTTAGTGGCCATCACTGTATAAACTGCAAATATGTACCAGAAGCACGTGAGGTGAAAAAGGCGAAAGAtaaaggtgaaaaattggGCATAACACCAGAAGGCCTGCCGTTTAAAGGACCAGAATGTTTACGATGTGGGGGGATTTTGCAATTTGACGCTGTTCGTGGACCCCATAAGAGTTGTGGGACAAATATCGGGGTACGGGTTTGTTGA
- the GCS1 gene encoding GTPase-activating protein GCS1 encodes MSDWKVDPDTRRRLLQLQKIGANKKCVDCGAPNPQWATPKFGAFICLECAGIHRGLGVHISFVRSITMDQFKLEELVRMEKGGNEPLTEWFKSHGIDLSLPQKVKYDNPVAEDYKEKLTCLCEDRPFEEREHPGFDASKLSATAPAASTGASGIVQSREGTPLENRRSATPANSANTSNLQKEKNEVYFADLGMKNQSKPDHLPPSQGGKYQGFGSTPVNPPQEQQAGSANTLSLENFQADPLGTLTKGWGLFSSAVSKSFEDVNETVIKPHVQQWQSGELSEETKRAAAQFGQKFQETSNYGFQAFSNFTKNFQDQHNPVAQSNSAAGVDSSRAGYQKISNTDKKNDQDEDKWDEF; translated from the coding sequence ATGTCAGATTGGAAAGTGGACCCAGATACCCGCAGACGTCTCTTGCAACTGCAAAAGATCGGGGCGAACAAGAAATGCGTAGATTGTGGTGCGCCAAATCCACAATGGGCAACGCCTAAATTTGGGGCTTTTATCTGTCTCGAATGTGCCGGTATCCACAGAGGTCTTGGCGTCCATATCTCGTTTGTCAGATCTATTACCATGGACCAGTTTAAGCTAGAAGAGCTGGTTCGCATGGAGAAAGGTGGTAATGAGCCCTTGACTGAATGGTTCAAATCCCATGGTATCGACTTGAGTTTACCACAAAAAGTGAAGTACGATAATCCTGTAGCTGAGGATTACAAGGAAAAATTAACCTGTCTTTGCGAAGATAGGCCATTTGAAGAACGTGAGCATCCAGGTTTCGATGCTTCCAAATTATCAGCCACTGCTCCCGCTGCTAGTACTGGCGCGTCAGGTATAGTTCAAAGTCGAGAGGGCACACCTTTRGAAAACCGTCGATCGGCAACACCGGCAAACTCTGCCAATACTTCCAACCTccaaaaggagaaaaacGAAGTTTATTTCGCTGATTTGGGTATGAAGAACCAGTCTAAGCCGGATCATTTACCCCCTTCYCAAGGTGGTAAATACCAAGGTTTCGGCAGCACACCGGTAAATCCTCCACAGGAACAACAAGCGGGTTCTGCCAACACTTTGAGCCTGGAAAACTTTCAAGCCGATCCATTGGGAACATTAACTAAGGGATGGGGCCTTTTCTCCAGTGCTGTTTCCAAGTCATTTGAGGATGTGAATGAAACCGTAATCAAGCCCCATGTTCAACAATGGCAGTCTGGTGAATTGTCGGAAGAGACAAAGAGAGCTGCCGCCCAATTTGgccaaaaatttcaagaaaccAGTAACTATGGTTTCCAAGCTTTTAGTAACTTTACCAAAAACTTCCAAGACCAGCATAATCCTGTCGCGCAAAGCAACTCTGCTGCAGGCGTGGATTCTTCTCGTGCAGGTTACCAAAAGATCAGTAATACCGATAAGAAAAACGACCAAGACGAAGACAAGTGGGACGaattttaa
- the PTP1 gene encoding tyrosine protein phosphatase PTP1 has protein sequence MVEMTAGPWYIRQRDTDLLGKFKFIQNQEDARLREATNGTANSRWSLGVSVKPHNDCRNRYVNIMPFERNRVHLKTVSGNDYINASYVKVDVPGQSIEPGYYIATQGPTRNTWEQFWQMCYHNCPLDDIVIVMVTPLVEYNREKCFQYWPRGGEGDMVRVAPQLQGPGGFRDRSEFPCDLQIEFLSERKVKDFYTVTDIKLTPSDPSVGPAKTVHHFYFDLWKDMNKPEEVIPIMELCAHSHSLNSRGNPIVVHCSAGVGRTGTFIALDHLMHDTLDFKNITQPLRRPEEYPEEYTRDLIEQIVLQLRSQRMKMVQTKDQFLFIYHAAKYLNSLSVRQQKAK, from the coding sequence ATGGTGGAGATGACAGCTGGACCATGGTATATTAGACAACGTGACACAGATCTACTCGGGAAATTCAAGTTCATACAAAACCAAGAAGATGCGAGATTAAGGGAAGCTACCAACGGTACGGCAAATTCCCGGTGGTCGCTGGGCGTCAGTGTAAAACCTCACAATGACTGCAGAAACCGGTACGTCAACATCATGCCGTTTGAAAGGAACCGCGTCCACTTGAAGACTGTATCCGGGAATGACTACATTAATGCGTCCTACGTAAAAGTGGATGTCCCCGGACAGAGTATCGAACCGGGATACTACATTGCCACCCAGGGTCCAACGAGGAACACTTGGGAACAGTTCTGGCAGATGTGCTACCACAACTGCCCCTTGGACGACATCGTCATTGTGATGGTGACGCCCTTGGTCGAGTATAACAGGGAAAAGTGTTTCCAATACTGGCCCCGTGGCGGTGAAGGCGATATGGTCAGGGTTGCACCGCAATTGCAAGGCCCCGGTGGGTTCAGGGACAGGTCCGAGTTTCCTTGCGATCTGCAGATAGAATTCTTGAGTGAGCGCAAAGTGAAAGACTTCTACACGGTCACCGATATCAAGTTAACGCCCTCAGACCCCAGTGTTGGGCCCGCCAAAACTGTGCATCACTTCTACTTCGATCTTTGGAAAGACATGAACAAGCCGGAGGAAGTCATACCCATCATGGAATTATGCGCTCATTCACATAGCCTTAATTCTCGCGGGAACCCGATCGTAGTGCACTGCTCTGCAGGCGTAGGAAGGACGGGGACGTTCATTGCCCTCGACCATCTCATGCATGACACCCTtgacttcaaaaatatcacaCAACCCCTAAGGCGCCCTGAAGAGTATCCAGAAGAGTACACACGAGACCTAATTGAGCAGATCGTGTTGCAATTGCGCTCGCAGAGAATGAAGATGGTACAGACGAAGGATCAGTTCCTGTTCATCTATCACGCCGCCAAATATCTTAACAGCCTCTCTGTCAGACAACAGAAAGCTAAATAA
- the SSB1 gene encoding Hsp70 family ATPase SSB1 produces the protein SVEIIANEQGNRVTPSFVAFTPEERLIGDAAKNQAALNPRNTVFDAKRLIGRRFDDESVQKDMKTWPFKVIDVEGNPVIEVQYLEETKTFSPQEISAMVLTKMKEIAEAKIGKKVEKAVITVPAYFNDAQRQATKDAGSISGLNVLRIINEPTAAAIAYGLGAGKSEKERHVMIFDLGGGTFDVSLLHIAGGVYTVKSTSGNTHLGGQDFDTNLLEHFKAEFKKKTGLDISEDARALRRLRTAAERAKRTLSSVTQTTVEVDSLFDGEDFESSLTRARFEDLNAPMFKSTLEPVEQVLKDAKIAKSQIDEVVLVGGSTRIPKVQKLLSDFFDGKQLEKSINPDEAVAYGAAVQGAILTGQSTSDETKDLLLLDVAPLSLGVGMQGDXFGIVVPRNTTVPTIKRRTFTTXGDNQTTVQFPVYQGERVNCKENTLLGEFDLRGIPMMPAGEPVLEAIFEVDANGILKVTAVEKSTGKSSNITISNAVGRLSSDEIEKMVNQAEEFKAADEAFAKKHEARQRLESYVASIEQNVTDPILSSKLKRGSKSKIEAALSDAMAALQIEDASTDELRKAEVGLKRVVTKAMSSR, from the coding sequence TCCGTTGAAATTATTGCCAACGAACAAGGTAACAGAGTCACCCCATCTTTCGTTGCTTTCACTCCAGAAGAAAGATTGATCGGTGATGCTGCCAAGAATCAAGCTGCTTTGAACCCAAGAAACACTGTCTTCGATGCTAAGCGTTTGATTGGTAGAAGATTCGACGACGAATCTGTCCAAAAGGATATGAAGACTTGGCCATTCAAGGTTATCGACGTTGAAGGTAACCCAGTCATTGAAGTCCAATACTTGGAAGAAACTAAGACTTTCTCCCCACAAGAAATTTCCGCCATGGTCTTGACCAAGATGAAGGAAATTGCTGAAGCTAAGATTGGTAAGAAGGTTGAAAAGGCCGTCATTACCGTCCCAGCCTACTTTAACGATGCTCAAAGACAAGCTACTAAGGATGCTGGTTCCATTTCTGGTTTGAACGTTTTGCGTATCATTAACGAACCTACTGCCGCTGCTATTGCTTACGGTCTAGGTGCTGGTAAGtccgaaaaggaaagacaTGTTATGATTTTCGATTTGGGTGGTGGTACTTTCGATGTTTCCTTGTTGCACATTGCTGGTGGTGTTTACACTGTTAAATCTACCTCCGGTAACACTCATTTGGGTGGTCAAGATTTCGACACCAACTTGTTGGAACACTTCAAGGCCgaattcaagaagaagaccgGTTTGGACATTTCCGAAGACGCTAGAGCTTTGAGAAGATTGAGAACTGCTGCTGAAAGAGCTAAGAGAACTTTGTCTTCTGTCACTCAAACCACCGTTGAAGTCGACTCTTTGTTCGATGGTGAAGATTTCGAATCCTCTTTGACTAGAGCTAGATTCGAAGACTTGAACGCCCCAATGTTCAAGTCTACTTTGGAACCTGTTGAACAAGTTTTGAAGGATGCTAAGATTGCTAAGTCTCAAATCGACGAAGTTGTCTTGGTTGGTGGTTCCACCAGAATTCCAAAGGTCCAAAAGTTGTTATCTGACTTCTTTGACGGTAagcaattggaaaaatctATTAACCCAGATGAAGCTGTTGCTTACGGTGCTGCTGTTCAAGGTGCTATCTTGACCGGTCAATCCACTTCCGATGAAACCAAGgacttgttgttgttagaTGTTGCTCCATTATCCCTAGGTGTTGGTATGCAAGGTGACATKTTCGGTATCGTTGTCCCAAGAAACACCACYGTTCCAACCATCAAGAGAAGAACTTTCACYACYKKCGGTGACAACCAAACCACCGTTCAATTCCCAGTTTACCAAGGTGAACGTGTTAACTGTAAAGAAAACACTTTGTTGGGTGAATTCGACCTAAGAGGTATCCCAATGATGCCAGCTGGTGAACCAGTCTTGGAAGCTATCTTCGAAGTTGATGCCAACGGTATCTTGAAGGTTACTGCCGTCGAAAAGTCCACTGGTAAGTCTTCTAACATTACCATTTCCAACGCTGTCGGTAGATTATCTTctgatgaaattgaaaagatggTCAACCAAGCCGAAGAATTCAAGGCTGCTGATGAAGCTTTCGCCAAGAAGCACGAAGCCAGACAAAGATTGGAATCTTACGTTGCTTCCATCGAACAAAACGTCACTGACCCAATCTTGTCYTCCAAGTTGAAGAGAGGCTCCAAGTCCAAGATCGAAGCCGCYTTATCYGAYGCYATGGCCGCTTTGCAAATCGAAGACGCTTCTACTGATGAATTGAGAAAGGCTGAAGTTGGTTTGAAGAGAGTTGTCACCAAGGCCATGTCTTCTCGTTAA
- the BRE4 gene encoding Bre4p, with protein sequence MSRYERDRSPGHDPDIVKGSYSQTSLRSLHELNYRHPAGISGLNSAGSPQQSVASLSQMRLESLTKDKNWEEVEDFGLEELRDGFFDAAFTKPDNKGRYPDSAIGDDDDTARKKLQSSFSNVFHDVWTAVYKPIIRFPRDLRENWVSLFKFFIAYFVAIVICVIRPSGKWVGHEFRYFLPIAVLIHHPVRNVGVQLEMTLSSVIGASFGLGWSALAWYVSTATKPAANYQGGILFQSLTMALFLAVWLRSIYRRFFYVAVSFSLSIIFTHTVRLVSSKKDLQWQIFWDFGISYLFGLLLSLLVCVCVSPHGGNAELMEHYTECLQTTKSFLMALVDTDLVNDKEKIYQAQVKMVKTLNIDLSQGFRDFVNQLTISRFDLQSLKNLRNSLTAMETSLRVLPIAPKIFSDIELKKMYEELERYRSNTTDPSKEQSVSPESSGLPTRENTPNAFNPISPGLLKNEIYINALKSSFSRGIFNLILEMVFVLEKISRVLKKYESQTQKYNSEECAKILGHSNSKLKRKIYKLDVCYKDFVNSNLFSQELLNDEESVDIFLFLRYLRNSARQLVTVIHDCQVLGENIHWRVALPSYPLSRALTRLPKQCVLDEGAGNVLHYFEAKRDVDEIFERVYNTYTSRHKYNKGKEEALRYDSSADDDNAESKNNKSRLISIRAIDHNDFNFHTTHNPWRFKLWKLSRVISGDECKWALKVTFCMIFLCLPAWLPESYHWYQEHHCWWAPITFYVLAHRRYSGNWTLVVRRLICGIIGIFWGWAANQSRHFGSPYVICTFAGLIVVPFSINFLVYKNTKSSFTALMCFTVIALEPYSKPDRHHNLSTAGIWKCTWVTGLALIIGILMSVPINWIVWPFRARTELRDSISSLLAHLSQSYQTVADRYLYRDADDAPTDLTFAFSHIREVRLTQSLEAIRELLKKARHEPILISNFSPEKYISLIDSCQFLLSKIIESRISGAFFEIWDQDFDIETTRALLSLRRDSVSSVIFVFYILSNCFRSKNKIPRYLPNPIMSRKKLYHFIKKFSEMQDQSHSNINSGSNSMEKNLFKKIYQQKIPNPGQQQLPLPSVANSTEIDSEKMHWTEVHGIAFSRAFTDISEALYQVASCAKDILGEEDF encoded by the coding sequence ATGAGTAGATATGAGCGAGATCGAAGTCCCGGTCATGACCCTGATATCGTGAAGGGTTCATACTCCCAAACGTCCCTTAGGTCACTACATGAATTAAATTACAGGCATCCTGCCGGTATAAGCGGGCTTAACTCTGCAGGAAGTCCGCAGCAGTCGGTGGCATCCTTATCGCAAATGCGGCTGGAAAGTTTAactaaagataaaaattgGGAGGAAGTGGAAGACTTTGGTCTGGAGGAGTTAAGAGACGGATTTTTCGATGCTGCATTTACTAAACCAGATAACAAAGGCAGATATCCGGACAGTGCCATCggtgacgatgatgatacagcaaggaaaaaattgcagTCAAGTTTTAGTAATGTTTTCCACGACGTGTGGACGGCTGTCTATAAGCCAATCATCCGTTTCCCAAGGGACCTTAGGGAGAACTGGGTATCCTTattcaagtttttcatcGCCTATTTTGTTGCAATAGTGATTTGCGTCATCAGGCCGTCAGGTAAATGGGTTGGCCACGAATTCAGGTATTTTCTTCCTATTGCTGTACTCATACACCATCCGGTTAGAAACGTCGGTGTCCAACTGGAAATGACTTTAAGTTCCGTAATCGGCGCAAGTTTTGGCCTCGGGTGGTCCGCTTTGGCTTGGTATGTGTCCACAGCGACGAAACCAGCCGCTAACTACCAGGGTGGGATTCTATTCCAAAGTCTCACCAtggctctttttttggccGTTTGGTTAAGATCTATTTATCGCCGTTTTTTCTATGTTGCTGTCTCGTTCTCCCTGTCTATTATTTTCACCCATACGGTCCGATTGGTCTCGTCTAAGAAAGATTTGCAATGGCAAATTTTTTGGGATTTCGGAATCTCTTACTTGTTTGGCCTCCTGCTATCTCTCTTGGTATGTGTATGCGTATCTCCACATGGTGGTAATGCCGAGTTGATGGAGCACTACACGGAGTGCCTACAAACCACAAAGTCTTTTTTAATGGCATTAGTTGATACAGACTTGGTTAAtgacaaggaaaaaatataccAAGCACAAGTGAAAATGGTGAAAACTTTGAACATTGACCTGTCTCAAGGTTTTAGAGATTTCGTTAACCAATTGACGATTTCTAGGTTTGACCTtcaatctttgaaaaatttaaggAATTCCCTAACCGCGATGGAAACTTCGTTAAGAGTATTGCCCATTGCCCCCAAGATTTTTAGTGATAttgagttgaaaaaaatgtatgaAGAATTAGAGAGATACAGGTCGAACACTACTGACCCAAGTAAAGAGCAAAGTGTCAGCCCTGAATCTTCTGGTCTACCAACAAGAGAAAATACGCCCAATGCCTTCAATCCAATCAGCCCAGgacttttaaaaaatgagaTCTATATAAACGCCTTAAAGTCATCGTTTTCCAGAGgcattttcaatttgataCTGGAAAtggtttttgttttggaaaaaatatcaagggtattgaagaaatatgaATCTCAGActcaaaaatataactCAGAGGAATGCGCGAAGATACTAGGTCATTCCAATTCTaaattgaagaggaaaattTATAAACTAGATGTTTGTTATAAGGATTTTGTTAACTCTAATTTGTTCTCACAGGAACTACTAAACGATGAAGAGTCTGTTgacattttcttgtttctgaGATATTTAAGAAACTCTGCAAGGCAACTAGTTACTGTCATCCACGATTGTCAAGTTCTAGGTGAAAACATTCATTGGAGAGTTGCCCTCCCATCCTACCCTCTTTCTCGTGCCTTGACAAGATTACCGAAACAGTGTGTTCTAGATGAAGGTGCGGGAAATGTTCTTCACTACTTCGAGGCCAAACGTGATGtcgatgaaatttttgaaagagtgTACAACACTTATACGTCCAGACATAAGTATAATaaaggcaaagaagaagcattAAGGTACGACTCAAGTGCCGATGACGACAATGCCGAATCAAAGAACAATAAAAGTCGTCTTATTTCCATAAGAGCCATTGACCATAATGACTTTAACTTCCATACCACTCACAACCCCTGGCGGTTTAAATTATGGAAATTAAGTAGGGTCATATCTGGGGATGAATGCAAGTGGGCACTGAAAGTTACCTTTTGCATGATCTTTTTGTGTTTGCCAGCCTGGTTACCTGAATCCTACCACTGGTATCAGGAACATCACTGCTGGTGGGCTCCTATTACATTTTATGTATTAGCTCATAGAAGGTATTCTGGTAACTGGACGTTAGTGGTACGAAGATTAATTTGTGGTATAATAGGTATCTTTTGGGGGTGGGCTGCAAATCAATCGAGACATTTCGGTAGCCCATATGTGATCTGTACATTTGCCGGACTAATTGTGGTCCCATTCAGTATCAACTTTCTAGTTTATAAAAATACCAAGTCAAGTTTCACCGCGTTAATGTGCTTTACTGTAATCGCTCTAGAACCATACAGCAAACCCGATAGACACCATAACTTATCGACGGCTGGTATATGGAAATGCACTTGGGTTACAGGGTTGGCTCTTATCATTGGGATTTTGATGTCGGTCCCCATCAATTGGATAGTATGGCCTTTCAGGGCCAGAACAGAACTAAGAGATAGTATATCATCTTTATTGGCACACTTAAGCCAATCGTACCAAACGGTGGCGGACCGTTATTTGTACAGAGATGCAGATGATGCACCCACTGATTTAACTTTTGCGTTCTCCCATATTCGTGAAGTCAGGCTGACTCAAAGTCTTGAAGCGATCAGagaacttttgaaaaaggcgCGTCATGAACCAATTCttatttcaaatttcagTCCTGAGAAATATATAAGTCTAATTGATTCATGCCAATTTTTGTTGTCCAAGATTATTGAATCTAGAATCTCAGGTGCATTTTTCGAAATATGGGACCAGGATTTCGATATCGAAACCACAAGAGCGTTGTTATCGTTACGGAGGGACAGTGTCTCATCTgtgatttttgttttttacaTCTTATCCAATTGTTTCAGgtcaaagaacaagattcCGCGCTATTTACCAAACCCAATTATGTCACGTAAGAAGCTATATCACTTCATCAAGAAGTTCAGTGAAATGCAGGACCAATCACACTCGAATATAAATTCGGGATCCAATTctatggaaaaaaatttattcaaaaagataTACCAGCAAAAGATTCCAAACCCAGGGCAGCAACAACTACCTCTGCCTTCGGTTGCTAACAGCACCGAAATAGATAGTGAAAAGATGCATTGGACCGAAGTTCACGGCATTGCATTCTCGAGAGCGTTTACGGATATATCTGAGGCATTGTACCAGGTAGCGAGCTGCGCAAAAGATATATTGGGCGAAGAAGACTTTTAG
- the OST4 gene encoding olichyl-diphosphooligosaccharide--protein glycotransferase OST4 → MISDEQLNTLAITFGVLMMTLIVIYHAIDSTMSSKN, encoded by the coding sequence ATGATCTCAGATGAACAGTTGAACACCTTGGCCATCACTTTTGGTGTCCTCATGATGACTTTGATTGTCATTTACCACGCCATTGACTCCACCATGTCCTCTAAGAACTGA